A window from Calliopsis andreniformis isolate RMS-2024a chromosome 7, iyCalAndr_principal, whole genome shotgun sequence encodes these proteins:
- the LOC143181837 gene encoding uncharacterized protein LOC143181837: protein MFTHSILLAALVAFANAVVPSYIHVCGARNPDLDKCITDSVSALQDKLREGIPELDIPPGDPFVIDKVQLADMPNFKAVGTNIKLYGMSKYHLNNLHVDLKKHTLDIDLSFDENRMEAIYNISAKLLVPINEQGPIKLTAKNVNAKVKMIFKLIERNGKQYMYFPSMTTRLNIKDYTIKFEAQNFDRVLHDAISQALGNSHQEILAATRPNLEKAISEKCLEFANKICKHFTFDELFPDRE from the exons ATGTTCACGCACAGTATTCTCTTGGCGGCCCTTGTGGCCTTCGCCAACGCTGTAGTCC CCTCCTACATCCACGTCTGTGGTGCCAGAAATCCAGACCTTGACAAATGTATCACTGACAGTGTCAGCGCCTTGCAAGACAAACTGCGCGAAGGTATCCCAGAATTGGACATCCCCCCTGGGGACCCATTCGTGATCGACAAGGTGCAACTCGCGGACATGCCCAATTTCAAAGCAGTCGGAACGAACATAAAATTGTACGGCATGTCAAAATACCACTTGAATAATCTCCATGTGGATCTGAAGAAGCACACGTTAGATATCGACCTTTCCTTCGATGAAAATCGAATGGAGGCCATCTACAATATCTCTGCGAAGCTCTTGGTGCCGATCAATGAACAGGGGCCCATTAAACTCACTGCAA AAAACGTAAACGCAAAGGTGAAAATGATTTTCAAATTGATCGAGCGCAATGGCAAACAGTACATGTACTTCCCATCGATGACGACGCGTCTGAACATCAAGGACTACACGATCAAATTCGAGGCGCAGAACTTCGACCGAGTTCTCCATGATGCTATCAGTCAGGCGCTGGGCAACAGCCATCAGGAGATACTGGCAGCTACCAGGCCCAATCTGGAGAAGGCAATTTCCGAAAAGTGTCTCGAATTCGCTAACAAAATCTGCAAGCACTTCACTTTCGACGAACTCTTCCCTGATCGAGAATAA
- the LOC143181835 gene encoding circadian clock-controlled protein daywake, whose product MKRIALTCLIVATIFGAALGRDVPDFIQVCKRNDPNLSQCIKNSVENFRPHLVAGVPDYNIPSLEPLMLKELVSTSGGNIKLKLKNVLVHGASNFTVQRLKANVETLRFVVELGFSKLSIEGDYDVDGKVILLRLQGSGPMTGNFSDCKGLVKLQAERTQGADGQTYVRMVEFKTKISVGQGHLKLNNLFGGDPVLGDAINTAINSNFDSFIKELQPSIESAISDTFLKIANSVLTQFTYNSLFPLS is encoded by the exons ATGAAGAGGATCGCCCTGACATGTCTTATCGTTGCGACCATCTTTGGCGCAGCTTTGGGACGCGATGTGC CGGATTTCATTCAGGTTTGCAAGAGGAACGATCCCAACCTGAGCCAGTGTATCAAGAACAGCGTGGAGAACTTCAGGCCTCACTTAGTTGCTGGTGTACCAGACTATAATATACCGTCTTTGGAGCCATTAATGCTGAAAGAATTAGTCTCAACATCAGGGGGCAATATTAAACTGAAGTTGAAGAACGTTCTTGTCCATGGCGCCAGTAACTTCACTGTGCAGAGATTGAA AGCCAACGTAGAAACCCTACGCTTTGTAGTCGAGTTGGGCTTCTCAAAGCTGTCCATAGAGGGCGACTATGACGTAGATGGGAAGGTGATCCTCCTGCGTCTTCAGGGTTCAGGCCCCATGACTGGCAACTTCAGCGACTGCAAGGGGCTCGTTAAACTACAGGCAGAAAGAACTCAAGGGGCAGATGGCCAGACCTACGTTCGAATGGTTGAATTTAAGACGAAGATATCCGTGGGCCAGGGCCATTTGAAACTGAACAACCTCTTCGGCGGTGATCCTGTTCTAGGCGACGCCATCAACACAGCTATCAACAGCAACTTCGACAGCTTCATCAAGGAACTGCAACCCTCTATCGAAAGCGCAATCTCTGACACTTTCCTGAAGATCGCCAACAGTGTCCTCACACAGTTCACTTATAATTCCCTTTTCCCACTTTCCTAG
- the Jhbp2 gene encoding juvenile hormone binding protein 2, with the protein MKSISLLVCACAVLISAEATGKYKGLEFLESCSRRDRNVEGCLARSANILTEHFRHGLPQLGYPEVEPIILDELHIALGGGPDGYRAQFKDVTARGVSGLRVTGLRARLSDDEVQLQLALSIPKIRAAAKYRSSGTLILVKASGAGDYWGEYEGVKAKVFIRAKPFMVQGRRYLRLQQLKMDFSVQNIKMGVENVRDSNAIILAALNLFINTNSQELLKEMKPDLRRKLVQVMTTFVEKIFAQVPYDAWITD; encoded by the exons ATGAAGAGTATCAGTCTGTTGGTGTGCGCGTGTGCTGTGCTGATAAGCGCCGAGGCGACTGGCAAATACAAGGGCCTCGAGTTTTTGGAGTCCTGCTCCAGAAGGGACCGAAACGTGGAGGGCTGCCTCGCGAGATCGGCCAACATCCTCACTGAACACTTTCGTCATG GTTTGCCTCAACTGGGCTACCCAGAGGTGGAGCCAATTATCCTGGACGAGCTGCATATAGCTCTCGGTGGTGGGCCTGATGGGTACAGGGCCCAGTTCAAGGACGTCACAGCAAGAGGAGTCTCTGGACTGCGAGTGACAGGTTTGAGAGCCAGGTTGTCGGACGATGAAGTGCAACTGCAACTAGCGTTGAGTATCCCGAAGATTAGAGCCGCTGCCAAGTACAGATCTAGTGGGACCTTGATTTTGGTGAAAGCTTCTGGAGCTGGTGACTACTGGGGCGAATATG AGGGTGTTAAGGCCAAAGTCTTCATCAGGGCGAAGCCATTCATGGTTCAAGGTCGTCGGTACCTGAGGTTGCAGCAGCTCAAGATGGACTTCAGCGTGCAGAACATCAAAATGGGCGTCGAGAACGTTCGTGACAGCAATGCCATAATAC tTGCCGCACTGAACCTGTTCATTAATACCAACAGCCAGGAGCTGTTGAAAGAGATGAAGCCGGATCTCCGGAGAAAATTAGTCCAAGTCATGACGACCTTCGTCGAGAAGATCTTTGCCCAGGTGCCATACGATGCCTGGATCACCGATTAA
- the Jhbp16 gene encoding juvenile hormone binding protein 16, with amino-acid sequence MSLMFGVPVVLLLLAASSTAEFEDHFKDCHPNVSGFDSCLREALNEVRPYFKTGLPKYNVAPFDPFFAKEVSVSRGMPNFGFTLTLRNITESGWSGSKVTKFVSDLPHHKIVYTQSFPEKFLAGSYEFKGNMFSSTMSNKGQFTLALYDLIQTTTITKPPGRKIKVSVDVQTIRDLKLHITNLLSGRQILENILDRIINGAWQPGFVMTRRLINDLVSTAFTEIFGNSFRNFPFEKIIKPKPGTS; translated from the exons ATGAGTCTGATGTTCGGTGTCCCTGTGGTTCTTCTGCTCCTGGCTGCATCCTCGACCGCAGAATTCG AGGACCACTTCAAGGATTGCCATCCCAACGTGTCAGGTTTCGACTCCTGCCTCCGAGAAGCTCTAAACGAAGTTCGACCATATTTCAAAACTGGACTCCCCAAGTACAATGTGGCGCCATTCGATCCTTTTTTCGCTAAAGAGGTTTCTGTATCCCGCGGAATGCCGAATTTTGGATTCACCTTGACGCTGAGGAACATTACAGAGAGCGGATGGAGTGGCAGTAAAGTGACAAAATTCGTCAGTGATTTGCCTCACCACAAG ATTGTTTATACTCAAAGCTTCCCAGAGAAATTCCTCGCAGGGTCTTATGAGTTCAAAGGAAACATGTTTAGCTCCACGATGAGTAACAAAGGACAGTTCACGTTAGCTCTTT ATGATCTAATTCAAACCACCACCATTACCAAACCACCTGGCCGAAAGATCAAAGTTAGCGTAGACGTGCAAACGATCAGAGATTTGAAGCTACACATTACAAATCTGCTTTCTGGTAGGCAGATTCTCGAAAACATCCTCGACAGAATAATAAATGGCGCCTGGCAGCCAGGGTTCGTCATGACCAGGCGTTTGATCAACGACCTGGTCTCCACTGCGTTCACGGAAATATTCGGCAACTCTTTCCGCAATTTCCCATTCGAGAAGATTATCAAGCCGAAACCTGGCACGAGTTAA
- the LOC143181841 gene encoding circadian clock-controlled protein daywake, with protein sequence MMLLGLLIIATWAGAAVAELPPGVQPCPRTNDLQQYGRCVMKQLRAITPYLAKGIPSLKLPALDPLFLPSLTVDRNLEALKIKANMSQIRVHGATNFVINDLKANPNDLTVTITVQLPHIHVNGDYDVQGRLLLLPLNGAGSFKGNFTNTEALVNAQGKEVTDKNGVQRIEIDKLVTKIRVGDGNIKLKAPPSHSVPAEAAATFFNSNPRLVLDIASPIIEDTAATVSRALAARALGALTKEELLP encoded by the exons CGCCGGGTGTGCAGCCTTGTCCTCGAACGAACGATCTCCAACAATACGGCAGATGTGTCATGAAGCAATTGAGAGCGATCACCCCGTACCTCGCCAAGGGGATACCTTCTTTGAAGCTTCCAGCGCTGGACCCGCTGTTCCTACCATCGCTGACAGTCGATAGGAACCTGGAGGCTCTGAAGATCAAGGCTAACATGAGCCAGATCCGCGTACATGGGGCGACTAATTTTGTCATCAATGACCTCAAGGCGAACCCTAACGATCTTACAGTTACCATCACTGTGCAGCTGCCTCACATCCATGTGAATGGCGATTATGACGTCCAAGGACGGCTGTTACTGCTTCCTCTGAATGGTGCTGGCAGCTTCAAGGGAAACTTCA CCAATACTGAGGCACTGGTGAACGCCCAGGGCAAAGAAGTCACTGATAAAAATGGCGTGCAGAGGATCGAGATTGACAAACTCGTCACGAAAATCCGTGTTGGGGATGGGAATATTAAGTTGAAGGCGCCTCCGTCTCACAGTGTCCCAG CTGAAGCAGCAGCCACGTTCTTCAACTCGAACCCACGTTTAGTCCTGGACATCGCCAGTCCAATTATCGAGGACACTGCAGCCACAGTGAGCAGAGCGTTGGCTGCCAGAGCATTGGGAGCACTCACAAAAGAGGAACTGCTCCCTTAG
- the LOC143181840 gene encoding protein takeout, producing the protein MFALLPRVCLVATLFCSVSGLLPPYIKPCRKSEPEINKCITRSIDQLRDKLAEGIPELEAPAIEPLYLKEIRLLRGPTGARLDVNLTDLKVSGPSTFKVRDLKADVENVVFTFKVFFDRLTFEGKYQIDARILLLRLTGQGDITGNFTNYDSDVVLRARKVFRNNDTYLNFEKMKIKIKIGNANLNFSNLFGGDGTVLGAASHELLNNNNALLLEEIRPVLETSLSDLFTNVANKITKSFTYKDLFPEE; encoded by the exons ATGTTCGCTCTTCTTCCACGTGTCTG CCTAGTGGCGACTCTGTTTTGCTCGGTCTCAGGACTGTTGC CGCCCTACATAAAGCCGTGCAGGAAGAGCGAGCCCGAGATCAACAAATGTATCACAAGGTCGATCGATCAGCTTCGCGACAAACTCGCAGAAGGGATCCCCGAATTAGAGGCGCCAGCCATCGAGCCTTTGTACTTGAAGGAGATCCGACTGCTACGAGGACCAACTGGGGCGAGACTCGATGTCAATCTCACGGATCTGAAG GTCTCAGGGCCTTCCACCTTCAAAGTACGTGACCTTAAGGCCGACGTGGAGAACGTGGTATTCACTTTCAAGGTGTTTTTCGACAGACTGACTTTTGAAGGGAAATATCAAATTGACGCAAGGATTCTTCTGCTCAGATTGACGGGGCAAGGCGATATAACAGGGAACTTTA CTAATTATGACTCTGACGTGGTGCTGAGAGCCAGGAAGGTGTTCAGGAATAATGACACTTACCTCAACTTtgagaaaatgaaaataaaaataaaaattggcaACGCCAATCTTAACTTCAGTAACCTCTTTGGTGGTGATGGTACAGTTTTGG GTGCAGCCAGCCACGAATTATTAAATAACAACAACGCGCTGCTCTTGGAGGAGATACGACCAGTGCTGGAGACATCATTGTCAGATCTATTCACTAACGTTGCGAACAAGATCACGAAGTCCTTCACGTACAAGGATCTatttccagaagaataa